In one window of Paraburkholderia phymatum STM815 DNA:
- a CDS encoding arginine/lysine/ornithine decarboxylase, giving the protein MKFRFPVVIIDEDFRSENISGSGIRALAEAIEKEGAEVLGLTSYGDLTSFAQQSSRASCFILSIDDDELLPYVENNDGEAPDVAPAIVDLRAFVEAVRKRNADIPIFLYGETRTSRHLPNDILRELHGFIHMFEDTPEFVARHIIREAKVYLDSLAPPFFKELVQYADEGSYSWHCPGHSGGVAFLKNPLGQMFHQFFGENMLRADVCNAVDELGQLLDHTGPVAASERNAARIFSADHLFFVTNGTSTSNKIVWHATVAPGDIVLVDRNCHKSILHAITMTHAIPVFLTPTRNHFGIIGPIPRDEFKPENIRKKIEANPFAREALAKNPNLKPRILTITQSTYDGVIYNVEMIKDLLGDLLDTLHFDEAWLPHAEFHEFYQDMHAIGAGRPRTGALVFATHSTHKLLAGISQASQIVVQDSENSTFDRHRFNEAYLMHTSTSPQYAIIASCDVAAAMMEPPGGTALVEESIAEALDFRRAMRKVDAEYGDDWFFKVWGPEELAEEGIGSRDDWMLRPNDRWHGFGPLADGFNMLDPIKATIITPGLDVDGEFGETGIPAAIVTKYLAEHGIIVEKTGLYSFFIMFTIGITKGRWNSMVTELQQFKDDYDNNQPLWRVLPEFVAQHPAYERIGLRDLCEQIHSVYRANDIARLTTEMYLSSMEPAMKPSDAFAKLAHREIDRVPIDELEGRVTSILLTPYPPGIPLLIPGERFNRTIVNYLRFAREFNERFPGFHTDIHGLVGETINGRIEYFVDCVRDS; this is encoded by the coding sequence ATGAAGTTCCGTTTTCCCGTCGTCATCATCGACGAAGATTTCCGCTCCGAGAACATCTCGGGCTCAGGCATCCGCGCGCTTGCCGAGGCCATCGAAAAAGAAGGCGCGGAAGTGCTGGGTCTCACGAGCTATGGCGATCTGACGTCGTTTGCGCAGCAGTCGAGCCGCGCGTCGTGCTTCATCCTGTCGATCGACGATGACGAACTGCTGCCCTACGTCGAGAACAACGACGGCGAGGCGCCCGACGTCGCGCCCGCGATCGTCGATCTGCGCGCGTTCGTCGAGGCGGTGCGCAAGCGCAACGCGGACATCCCGATCTTCCTGTACGGCGAAACGCGCACCTCGCGTCACCTGCCGAACGACATCCTGCGCGAACTGCACGGCTTCATTCACATGTTCGAGGACACGCCGGAGTTCGTCGCGCGGCACATCATCCGCGAAGCGAAGGTATATCTGGATTCGCTCGCGCCGCCGTTCTTCAAGGAGCTGGTGCAGTATGCGGACGAAGGCTCGTACTCGTGGCACTGTCCGGGCCACTCGGGCGGCGTCGCGTTCCTGAAAAATCCGCTTGGCCAGATGTTCCATCAGTTCTTCGGTGAGAACATGCTGCGCGCGGACGTCTGCAATGCCGTCGACGAACTCGGCCAGCTGCTCGATCATACGGGCCCGGTGGCGGCATCCGAGCGCAACGCCGCACGCATCTTCAGCGCCGATCACCTGTTCTTCGTCACCAACGGCACGTCCACGTCCAACAAAATCGTCTGGCACGCGACGGTCGCGCCGGGCGACATCGTGCTGGTGGACCGCAACTGCCACAAGTCGATCCTGCACGCGATCACGATGACGCATGCGATCCCCGTGTTCCTCACGCCGACGCGCAATCACTTCGGCATCATCGGGCCGATCCCGCGCGACGAGTTCAAGCCGGAAAACATCCGCAAGAAGATCGAGGCGAATCCGTTCGCACGCGAAGCGCTCGCGAAGAACCCGAATCTCAAGCCGCGCATTCTGACGATCACGCAAAGCACCTATGACGGCGTGATCTACAACGTCGAGATGATCAAGGACCTGCTCGGCGATCTGCTCGACACGCTGCATTTCGACGAAGCGTGGCTGCCGCACGCCGAGTTCCACGAGTTCTATCAGGACATGCACGCGATCGGCGCGGGCCGTCCGCGCACGGGCGCGCTGGTGTTCGCGACGCACTCGACGCACAAGCTGCTGGCAGGCATTTCGCAGGCTTCGCAGATCGTCGTGCAGGATTCGGAGAACAGCACGTTCGACCGCCATCGGTTCAATGAGGCTTATCTGATGCACACGTCGACGAGCCCGCAGTACGCGATTATCGCGTCGTGCGACGTGGCCGCCGCGATGATGGAGCCGCCGGGCGGCACGGCGCTGGTGGAAGAATCGATCGCCGAGGCGCTCGATTTCCGCCGCGCGATGCGCAAGGTCGACGCCGAATACGGCGACGACTGGTTCTTCAAGGTCTGGGGTCCCGAAGAGCTGGCGGAAGAGGGCATCGGCTCGCGCGACGACTGGATGCTGCGTCCGAACGACCGCTGGCACGGCTTCGGCCCGCTCGCGGACGGCTTCAACATGCTGGACCCGATCAAGGCGACGATCATTACGCCGGGCCTCGACGTCGACGGCGAATTCGGCGAGACGGGCATTCCCGCTGCGATCGTCACGAAGTATCTGGCCGAGCACGGCATCATCGTCGAGAAGACGGGTCTGTATTCGTTCTTCATCATGTTCACGATCGGCATTACGAAGGGCCGCTGGAACTCGATGGTCACGGAACTCCAGCAGTTCAAGGACGACTACGACAATAACCAGCCGCTGTGGCGCGTGCTGCCCGAGTTCGTCGCGCAACATCCCGCATACGAGCGCATCGGCCTGCGCGATCTGTGCGAGCAGATCCACAGCGTCTATCGTGCGAACGACATCGCGCGTCTCACGACGGAGATGTACCTGTCGAGCATGGAGCCGGCCATGAAGCCGTCCGACGCGTTCGCGAAGCTCGCGCACCGCGAGATCGACCGCGTGCCCATCGACGAACTGGAAGGCCGAGTCACGTCGATCCTGCTGACGCCGTATCCGCCGGGCATTCCGCTGCTGATTCCGGGCGAGCGCTTCAACAGGACCATCGTCAATTACCTGCGCTTCGCACGCGAGTTCAACGAGCGCTTCCCTGGCTTCCATACGGATATTCACGGGCTGGTCGGCGAAACGATCAACGGGCGCATCGAGTATTTCGTCGATTGCGTGCGCGATTCGTGA
- a CDS encoding OmpA family protein, protein MNAKIMTRVSALAVVGALLAGCATEQGTNTAVGTGVGAGTGAALGAIFGGGKGAAIGAGVGAAVGGVTGYNWQNIKNKLGGATKGTGTQITEQPDGSLKLNIPSSVTFDTNSYAIKPSFAPVLSQVAQTLNQNPEVVAQVVGHTDSTGQPAYNQTLSVNRAQSVAQQLATDGVAPQRLSATGMGANQPIADNNTETGRAQNRRVEIYLRATAQHAQ, encoded by the coding sequence ATGAATGCAAAAATCATGACCCGCGTGTCGGCACTGGCCGTCGTCGGCGCGCTGCTCGCCGGCTGCGCGACGGAACAAGGCACGAACACGGCCGTGGGAACGGGCGTCGGCGCCGGCACGGGCGCTGCGCTGGGCGCGATTTTCGGCGGCGGCAAGGGCGCGGCGATCGGCGCAGGCGTCGGCGCGGCAGTCGGCGGCGTGACCGGCTACAACTGGCAGAACATCAAGAACAAGCTGGGCGGCGCGACGAAGGGCACGGGCACCCAGATCACCGAGCAGCCGGACGGCTCGCTCAAGCTGAACATCCCGAGTTCGGTCACGTTCGACACCAATAGCTACGCGATCAAGCCGTCGTTTGCGCCGGTTCTGTCGCAGGTCGCACAAACGCTGAACCAGAATCCGGAAGTGGTTGCGCAAGTGGTGGGCCACACCGATAGCACGGGTCAGCCCGCATACAACCAGACGCTGTCCGTCAACCGCGCGCAGAGCGTCGCGCAGCAACTCGCGACGGACGGTGTCGCGCCGCAGCGCCTGTCGGCTACAGGCATGGGCGCGAACCAGCCGATCGCCGACAACAACACGGAAACGGGCCGCGCGCAGAACCGTCGCGTGGAGATCTATCTGCGCGCAACGGCGCAGCACGCCCAGTAA
- the apbC gene encoding iron-sulfur cluster carrier protein ApbC, with product MSIDRALVDAALAAITDPNTQRPFAAAKNFRNVNVDGATVSVDVVLGYPAKRQFDAIRALVESALRAVPGVADTRVQVSQDIAAHTVQRGVKLLPNVKNIVAVASGKGGVGKSTTAVNLALALASEGASVGILDADIYGPSLPMMLGIEGRPESPDGQSMNPMTGHGVQANSIGFLIEQDNPMVWRGPMATSALEQLLRQTAWKDLDYLIVDMPPGTGDIQLTLSQRVPVTGAVIVTTPQDIALLDAKKGLKMFEKVGIPILGIVENMGLHICSNCGHEEHIFGTGGAERMSKEYGVDVLGSLPLDISIREQADSGQPTVVADPDGRVAEIYRSIARKVAIHIAERSRDMSSKFPTIVVQNT from the coding sequence ATGAGCATCGATCGGGCTTTGGTCGACGCGGCCCTCGCGGCCATCACCGACCCCAACACCCAGCGGCCCTTCGCAGCAGCGAAGAACTTCCGGAACGTGAACGTCGATGGTGCCACGGTCAGTGTCGACGTGGTACTCGGCTATCCGGCCAAACGCCAGTTCGACGCGATTCGCGCGCTGGTCGAGAGTGCGCTGCGTGCGGTGCCCGGCGTCGCCGATACGCGCGTGCAGGTCTCGCAGGACATCGCGGCGCATACCGTGCAACGCGGGGTGAAACTGTTGCCGAACGTGAAGAACATCGTCGCCGTTGCGTCGGGCAAGGGCGGCGTCGGCAAGAGCACGACGGCTGTGAACCTGGCGCTTGCGCTCGCGAGCGAGGGCGCGTCGGTGGGCATTCTTGATGCGGACATCTACGGTCCGTCGCTGCCGATGATGCTGGGCATCGAAGGCCGCCCCGAGTCGCCCGACGGCCAGTCGATGAACCCGATGACCGGCCACGGCGTGCAGGCGAACTCGATCGGCTTTCTGATCGAACAGGATAATCCGATGGTATGGCGCGGCCCGATGGCGACGTCGGCGCTCGAGCAGTTGCTGCGCCAGACGGCCTGGAAAGATCTCGATTATCTGATCGTCGACATGCCGCCGGGCACGGGCGACATCCAGCTCACGCTATCGCAGCGCGTGCCCGTGACGGGCGCTGTCATCGTCACGACGCCACAGGACATTGCGCTGCTCGACGCGAAGAAGGGCTTGAAGATGTTCGAGAAGGTGGGCATTCCGATTCTCGGCATTGTCGAGAACATGGGCCTGCATATCTGCTCGAACTGCGGCCACGAGGAGCACATCTTCGGCACGGGCGGCGCGGAGCGCATGTCGAAGGAATATGGTGTCGACGTGCTGGGAAGTCTGCCTCTCGACATCTCGATCCGCGAGCAGGCCGACTCGGGCCAGCCGACGGTCGTCGCGGATCCGGATGGTCGCGTCGCGGAGATCTATCGGTCGATTGCGCGCAAGGTCGCGATTCATATCGCCGAGCGCTCGCGCGACATGAGTTCGAAGTTCCCGACCATCGTCGTGCAGAACACATGA
- a CDS encoding bestrophin family protein — MIIRPQLHWFRMLLAWRGSVLPELLPRLCLILLISLVALGVHDHILKITVNVSTTPFSLIGIALAIFLGFRNSASYDRYWEARKLWGRLLNETRSLTRQVLTMPTGQIAADDTQAFVHALGAFAHALRHQLRGTDPSHDLSTRLDPAVFERVMASRYRPATIMLWLAEWVQRHARDGKLDAWSMQAIDRNLNGMSDVLGGCERILSTPLPFAYSVMIHRTVYFFCAALPFGLVESVGAFAPLFSVFVAYTFMALDAIASQIEEPFGTDDNDLALDALSGFIEDAARDLLAQPQLKKVELKDGYLLT, encoded by the coding sequence ATGATCATCCGCCCACAACTTCACTGGTTCCGCATGCTGCTCGCCTGGCGCGGTTCCGTGCTGCCCGAGCTGCTGCCGCGTCTCTGTCTCATCCTGCTGATCTCGCTGGTCGCACTCGGCGTGCACGATCACATCCTCAAGATCACGGTCAACGTCAGCACCACGCCGTTTTCGCTGATCGGCATTGCGCTCGCGATCTTTCTCGGCTTTCGCAACAGCGCGAGTTATGACCGCTACTGGGAAGCGCGCAAATTGTGGGGACGCCTGCTCAACGAAACGCGTTCGCTGACGCGTCAGGTGCTGACGATGCCGACCGGTCAGATCGCCGCCGACGACACCCAAGCCTTCGTGCACGCGCTGGGCGCGTTCGCGCATGCGCTGCGGCATCAATTGCGCGGTACGGATCCCTCGCATGATCTGTCGACACGGCTCGACCCGGCCGTCTTCGAGCGCGTGATGGCTTCGCGCTACCGGCCCGCGACCATCATGCTCTGGCTCGCCGAATGGGTGCAGCGGCACGCGCGAGACGGCAAGCTCGACGCATGGTCCATGCAGGCCATCGATCGCAATCTGAACGGGATGTCGGATGTGCTCGGCGGCTGTGAGCGAATACTGTCGACGCCGCTGCCGTTCGCGTACTCGGTGATGATCCACCGCACCGTGTACTTTTTCTGCGCGGCGTTGCCGTTCGGGCTGGTGGAAAGCGTCGGCGCGTTTGCGCCGCTGTTCTCGGTGTTCGTCGCCTACACGTTCATGGCACTCGACGCGATCGCATCGCAGATCGAAGAGCCGTTCGGCACCGACGACAACGACCTCGCGCTCGATGCGCTGTCGGGGTTCATCGAAGACGCGGCGCGCGATCTGCTCGCGCAGCCGCAATTGAAGAAGGTGGAACTGAAAGACGGCTATCTGCTCACCTGA
- the dcd gene encoding dCTP deaminase, translating to MSIKSDKWIRRMAEEHNMIEPFAPNQVRATEDGRKIVSYGTSSYGYDIRCADEFKIFTNINSTIVDPKNFDEKSFVDFKGDVCIIPPNSFALARTVEYFRIPRSVLTVCLGKSTYARCGIIVNVTPFEPEWEGHVTLEFSNTTPLPAKIYANEGVAQVLFFESDEICDVSYADRGGKYQGQHGVTLPKT from the coding sequence ATGAGCATCAAATCCGACAAGTGGATCCGGCGCATGGCCGAAGAGCACAACATGATCGAGCCGTTCGCGCCGAATCAGGTGCGCGCGACGGAAGACGGTCGCAAGATCGTCAGCTACGGCACCTCGAGCTACGGCTACGACATTCGCTGTGCCGACGAATTCAAGATCTTCACGAACATCAACTCGACCATCGTCGATCCGAAGAACTTTGACGAGAAATCGTTTGTCGATTTCAAGGGCGACGTCTGCATCATTCCGCCGAACTCGTTCGCGCTCGCGCGCACGGTCGAATATTTCCGCATTCCGCGCAGCGTGCTGACGGTGTGCCTCGGCAAGTCGACGTATGCGCGCTGCGGCATCATCGTCAATGTGACGCCGTTCGAACCGGAGTGGGAAGGGCACGTCACGCTCGAATTCTCGAATACGACACCTTTGCCTGCGAAAATCTACGCGAACGAAGGCGTCGCGCAGGTGCTGTTCTTCGAAAGCGACGAGATTTGCGACGTGTCGTACGCGGATCGCGGCGGCAAGTATCAAGGTCAGCACGGCGTAACGTTGCCTAAGACGTAA
- a CDS encoding lysozyme inhibitor LprI family protein, with amino-acid sequence MKTALRMKAWRRALAGAALLAAWLAAPGAAQAEVAAADPIDASMRSCLARADMSSTVGQVQCMETARLAWQTSMDQSLQLLLSKAPDAQRRKWDESQKRWKAWRDADGKLLVAVLATTHGTAYQLAGADLQLQPVRDRALALRVAAANAGKQDPKQRPRACSFDAQCEHATFDLNRYYRRLHAKLPSHARPVLSRAQRAWTAYRDATVPLMDARSQIDIVGARVAQLKRLGDTAGND; translated from the coding sequence ATGAAGACGGCACTGCGCATGAAGGCGTGGCGTCGTGCGCTCGCAGGCGCGGCGCTGCTCGCTGCGTGGCTCGCCGCGCCCGGCGCGGCACAGGCGGAAGTCGCCGCCGCCGATCCCATCGACGCATCCATGCGCAGCTGTCTCGCGCGCGCGGACATGTCGTCGACGGTCGGCCAGGTGCAGTGCATGGAGACGGCGCGGCTTGCGTGGCAGACGTCGATGGATCAGTCGTTGCAGCTGTTGCTGTCGAAAGCGCCCGACGCGCAGCGCAGGAAATGGGACGAGAGCCAGAAGCGCTGGAAGGCGTGGCGCGATGCTGACGGCAAGCTGCTAGTCGCCGTGCTCGCGACGACGCATGGCACCGCGTACCAGCTCGCAGGCGCCGACCTGCAGTTGCAGCCGGTGCGCGACCGCGCGCTCGCGCTGCGCGTGGCAGCAGCGAATGCGGGAAAGCAGGACCCGAAGCAGCGTCCGCGCGCGTGCTCGTTCGATGCGCAGTGCGAGCATGCGACATTCGATCTGAACCGCTACTACCGGCGCTTGCATGCGAAGCTGCCTTCGCACGCGCGCCCGGTGCTGTCGCGCGCGCAACGCGCGTGGACGGCGTATCGCGATGCGACTGTGCCGCTGATGGATGCGCGCTCGCAGATCGACATCGTCGGCGCGCGCGTCGCGCAGCTCAAACGTCTGGGCGACACAGCCGGCAACGACTGA
- a CDS encoding superoxide dismutase family protein: MKKRIGGEAIKTIVVLAVTSALLSGCMGFLKPQEKRADAQMLPTLGNQARGMVTFIERADGVQVTYNLTGLPPNSDHALQVHERGDCNSADGSGAGAVFAPAAERLKSGARVEGDLGNIHADAAGVAAGFIVAPDVSLDGVRSVLQRAVLLHREPSDPYAYPQHGAGSALACGLIRQ, translated from the coding sequence ATGAAAAAACGAATCGGCGGCGAGGCGATCAAGACCATCGTCGTCCTGGCTGTGACCAGCGCCCTGCTGTCAGGGTGCATGGGTTTCCTGAAGCCACAGGAGAAACGCGCAGACGCGCAAATGCTGCCGACGCTGGGCAACCAGGCGCGCGGCATGGTCACGTTCATCGAGCGTGCCGACGGCGTTCAGGTCACCTACAATCTCACAGGCCTGCCGCCGAACAGCGATCACGCGCTGCAGGTTCATGAACGCGGTGACTGCAATTCCGCCGACGGATCGGGCGCGGGCGCCGTGTTCGCACCGGCGGCCGAACGTCTGAAGTCGGGCGCGCGCGTCGAAGGCGATCTCGGCAATATTCATGCTGATGCAGCTGGCGTGGCGGCGGGTTTCATCGTCGCGCCGGACGTGTCGCTCGACGGCGTGCGCTCGGTGTTGCAGCGCGCCGTGCTGCTGCATCGCGAACCCTCCGACCCTTACGCCTATCCGCAGCACGGCGCCGGTTCTGCGCTCGCGTGCGGGCTGATCCGCCAGTAA
- the metG gene encoding methionine--tRNA ligase → MSATDATAVQSADLTATGAPKARRQILVTSALPYANGQIHIGHLVEYIQTDIWVRALRMHGHEVYYVGADDTHGTPIMLKAEQEGITPKQLIDRVWQEHKRDFDNFGISFDNYYSTDSEENRVLSESIYTALQAAGLIEARDIEQAYDPVKEMFLPDRFIKGECPKCHAKDQYGDNCEVCGSTYQPTELINPYSVVSGATPVKKTSTHYFFRLSDPRCENFLRGWVGGLAQQEATNKMREWLGDAGEAKLADWDISRDAPYFGFEIPGAPGKYFYVWLDAPVGYYASLRNLAEKRGLDFDAWTKKGATTEQYHFIGKDILYFHTLFWPAMLEFSGHRTPTNVFAHGFLTVDGAKMSKSRGTFITANSVIETGMNPEWLRYYFAAKLNSTMEDIDLNLEDFQARVNSDLVGKYVNIASRAAGFLLKRFDGRVQDSAMQHPLLASLRGAIAQIAAHYEARDYGRALRLTMELADSVNAYVDTAKPWDQAKDPANAVALHETCSVSLEAFRLLSLALKPVLPKVAEAAEAFLGIEPLKWTDADVPLRSTHAINAYKHLMTRVDPKQIEALLAANRGSLQPAASAEAQSAAAKAKAKAHAKATAAAHGDASAKPDDSGIISIDDFAKIDLRIAKIVDCKAVEGSDKLLQLTLDVGEEKTRNVFSGIKSAYQPEQLVGKLTVMVANLAPRKMKFGLSEGMVLAASAADEKAEPGIYVLEPDSGAKPGMRVK, encoded by the coding sequence ATGTCAGCAACCGACGCCACCGCGGTTCAATCCGCGGACCTCACCGCCACCGGCGCGCCGAAGGCTCGCCGCCAGATCCTCGTCACGTCTGCCCTGCCGTACGCGAACGGGCAAATTCATATCGGCCACCTGGTCGAATATATCCAGACGGACATCTGGGTCCGCGCGCTGCGAATGCATGGGCACGAGGTCTACTACGTCGGCGCGGACGACACGCACGGCACGCCCATCATGCTGAAGGCAGAGCAGGAAGGCATCACGCCCAAGCAGCTGATCGACCGCGTGTGGCAGGAGCACAAACGCGATTTCGACAACTTTGGCATTTCGTTCGACAACTACTACTCGACCGATTCCGAAGAGAACCGCGTGCTGTCCGAGTCGATCTACACGGCGCTGCAAGCGGCCGGTCTGATCGAGGCGCGCGACATCGAGCAGGCGTATGACCCCGTCAAGGAAATGTTCCTGCCGGACCGCTTCATCAAGGGCGAGTGTCCCAAGTGCCACGCGAAGGATCAATACGGCGACAACTGCGAAGTATGCGGCTCGACCTACCAGCCCACGGAGTTGATCAACCCGTACTCCGTCGTGTCGGGCGCGACGCCTGTCAAGAAGACGTCGACGCACTACTTCTTCAGGCTGTCCGACCCGCGCTGCGAGAATTTTCTGCGCGGCTGGGTAGGCGGTCTCGCGCAGCAGGAAGCGACCAACAAGATGCGCGAGTGGCTCGGCGACGCGGGCGAAGCAAAGCTCGCGGACTGGGACATCTCGCGCGACGCGCCCTATTTCGGCTTCGAGATTCCGGGCGCGCCCGGCAAATACTTTTACGTGTGGCTGGACGCGCCCGTCGGCTATTACGCGAGCTTACGCAACCTGGCCGAAAAGCGCGGCCTCGATTTCGACGCGTGGACGAAAAAAGGCGCGACGACCGAGCAATATCATTTCATCGGCAAGGACATCCTGTACTTCCACACGCTGTTCTGGCCGGCGATGCTCGAGTTCTCGGGTCACCGCACGCCAACCAACGTGTTCGCGCACGGCTTCCTGACCGTCGATGGCGCGAAGATGTCGAAGTCGCGCGGCACGTTCATCACGGCCAATAGCGTGATCGAAACGGGCATGAATCCCGAGTGGCTGCGCTACTACTTCGCGGCCAAACTGAACAGCACGATGGAAGACATCGATCTGAATCTCGAGGACTTCCAGGCGCGCGTGAACAGCGATCTCGTCGGCAAGTATGTGAACATCGCCAGCCGGGCGGCGGGCTTTCTGCTCAAGCGCTTCGACGGCCGTGTGCAGGACAGCGCGATGCAGCACCCGCTGCTCGCGTCGCTGCGCGGTGCCATTGCGCAAATCGCCGCGCACTACGAGGCACGCGACTACGGCCGCGCGCTGCGCCTGACGATGGAACTCGCGGACTCCGTCAATGCGTATGTCGACACGGCCAAGCCGTGGGATCAGGCGAAGGATCCCGCCAACGCGGTCGCGCTGCACGAAACGTGCAGCGTGTCGCTGGAGGCGTTCCGCCTGCTGTCGCTCGCGCTCAAGCCCGTGTTGCCGAAGGTCGCGGAAGCGGCCGAGGCGTTCCTCGGCATCGAGCCGCTCAAGTGGACGGACGCCGACGTGCCGCTGCGTTCGACGCACGCGATCAACGCGTACAAACATCTGATGACGCGCGTCGATCCGAAGCAGATCGAGGCGCTGCTCGCGGCGAACCGCGGCTCGCTGCAACCGGCTGCATCGGCTGAAGCGCAGTCCGCGGCTGCCAAGGCCAAAGCCAAGGCGCACGCGAAAGCGACGGCGGCCGCCCACGGCGACGCCTCGGCAAAGCCCGACGACAGCGGCATCATCTCGATCGACGACTTCGCGAAGATCGATCTGCGCATTGCGAAGATCGTCGATTGCAAGGCGGTCGAAGGCTCGGACAAGCTGCTGCAACTGACGCTCGACGTCGGCGAAGAAAAGACGCGCAACGTGTTTTCCGGAATCAAGTCGGCGTATCAGCCGGAGCAACTGGTCGGCAAGTTGACTGTGATGGTCGCGAACCTCGCGCCGCGCAAGATGAAGTTCGGCTTGTCGGAAGGCATGGTGCTCGCGGCATCGGCAGCAGACGAGAAGGCCGAACCGGGCATCTACGTGCTCGAGCCGGACAGCGGCGCGAAGCCGGGCATGCGCGTCAAATAA
- a CDS encoding adhesin: MSPEFSLEQFESLVASRDYETAHEALVGLINTFISNRSRLPGVDLAFADPTRPASKEGTSTLQRIADAITALLAAPQFRLNDLQFNQLFSSRHWLNMLFVASSYGSVDHILRALLAHPPRPDDPEAAKALTRKQIVLYTIESEFDIDLADLAKSDPVLATSLGMSVVSSAVVISPAAHEKRERLIEWLPRALESIADLDDLPGPAVCGAYMHCSYSDLPNRHAMKRGISQLVRRKLGELGLLAHEADVGCVPLLDNTRECESGTTRKPLMIVVLEWFNGGHSIYRTHSRTMLAARERFEVVAFGEAQHVDAAGREVFDRFIPFEHPEYVGEIVRQIQTFARENPPAVLYMPSVGMFPHTIFMTNVRVAPLQIAALGHPATMHAQCIDYVSVEEDFVGDPACFSEKLMRLPKDGQPYVPSKLLTDITPSVPARGAYLNIAVTASAMKLNPRFLDACRQIIETAGIRVCFHFMTSWSEGLDIAYVRKLVESAIPRSNVLVYGGLSYSTYLKVINAMDMFVSPFPFGNTNGIVDAFTLGLPGVNLCGPEVFEHIDSGLFERAGMPAWLTAHSIDEYVRAAVRLATQHDEREALRRQMIEKKAVERIFEGRPEAFGRNVLALLNAQAQNHAAPHRGARIKG, from the coding sequence ATGAGCCCTGAATTTTCTCTCGAGCAGTTCGAATCCCTCGTTGCGTCGCGCGATTACGAAACAGCGCATGAAGCGCTGGTCGGACTAATCAATACGTTCATCTCGAACCGCAGCCGGTTGCCGGGCGTCGATCTGGCCTTCGCCGATCCCACCCGGCCGGCAAGCAAAGAAGGCACCTCGACGCTGCAGCGCATCGCCGACGCCATCACCGCGCTCCTCGCCGCCCCCCAATTCAGATTGAACGACCTGCAATTCAATCAGCTCTTCTCGAGCCGCCACTGGCTCAATATGCTGTTCGTCGCCTCGTCGTATGGCAGCGTGGATCACATCCTGCGCGCGCTGCTCGCGCACCCGCCTCGCCCAGACGATCCCGAAGCCGCGAAGGCGTTGACCCGAAAACAGATCGTGCTGTACACCATCGAATCCGAATTCGACATCGACCTCGCCGACCTCGCGAAAAGCGACCCGGTACTGGCGACGAGCCTCGGCATGTCGGTCGTCAGTTCGGCTGTGGTGATCTCACCGGCGGCGCATGAGAAGCGGGAACGTCTGATCGAGTGGCTGCCGCGCGCGCTCGAATCCATTGCCGATCTCGACGACTTGCCGGGCCCGGCCGTCTGCGGCGCCTACATGCATTGCAGCTACTCGGACCTGCCGAACCGGCACGCGATGAAGCGCGGCATCAGCCAGCTCGTGCGCAGGAAGCTGGGCGAACTGGGCCTGCTCGCGCACGAAGCGGACGTCGGCTGCGTTCCCCTGCTGGACAACACCAGGGAGTGTGAAAGCGGCACTACCCGAAAGCCGCTGATGATCGTCGTGCTCGAATGGTTCAATGGCGGCCATTCGATCTACCGTACGCACTCGCGCACCATGCTCGCGGCACGCGAGCGCTTCGAAGTCGTCGCGTTCGGCGAGGCGCAACATGTCGATGCCGCGGGGCGCGAGGTGTTCGACCGCTTCATTCCCTTTGAGCATCCCGAGTATGTCGGCGAGATCGTTCGTCAGATCCAGACCTTTGCGCGCGAGAACCCGCCTGCCGTGCTCTACATGCCGAGCGTCGGCATGTTCCCGCATACCATCTTCATGACGAACGTGCGCGTCGCGCCGCTTCAGATCGCCGCGCTCGGCCATCCCGCGACGATGCACGCCCAGTGCATCGACTATGTGAGCGTCGAGGAAGATTTCGTCGGCGACCCGGCGTGCTTCAGCGAAAAGCTGATGCGTCTGCCGAAGGACGGCCAGCCGTACGTGCCATCGAAGCTGCTGACCGACATCACACCGAGCGTTCCGGCACGCGGTGCGTATCTCAACATTGCCGTGACCGCGAGCGCAATGAAGCTCAATCCACGCTTTCTCGACGCGTGCCGGCAGATCATCGAGACGGCCGGGATTCGCGTGTGCTTCCACTTCATGACATCGTGGTCCGAAGGCCTCGACATCGCGTATGTGCGCAAGCTGGTGGAGTCCGCGATCCCGCGCAGCAATGTGCTCGTGTACGGCGGGTTGAGCTACAGCACGTATCTCAAGGTCATCAACGCGATGGACATGTTCGTGAGTCCGTTTCCGTTCGGCAATACGAACGGCATCGTCGACGCATTCACGCTTGGCTTGCCGGGCGTGAACCTGTGCGGCCCCGAGGTGTTCGAGCACATCGACAGCGGTCTGTTCGAACGCGCCGGCATGCCCGCATGGCTGACGGCGCATTCGATCGACGAGTACGTGCGCGCAGCCGTGCGCCTCGCCACGCAGCATGACGAGCGCGAAGCCTTGCGCCGTCAGATGATCGAGAAAAAGGCCGTCGAGCGGATTTTCGAAGGGCGGCCGGAAGCGTTCGGCCGCAATGTGCTCGCGCTGCTAAACGCACAGGCACAAAACCACGCAGCGCCGCACCGCGGCGCACGAATAAAAGGCTGA